The Colwellia sp. M166 genome segment TCATCATACGTAAACTGACTATTAGTTAGGTTCTTTGTTACATCGGTAAGTCGATGCTTAAGGTCATAGGTTAACGTTAGGCTATTAGCTACCTCTAAATTATTTGTGATTAAATCAATATTCCCACCACTATCATAAGAGTATGTATAGTCAACCACGTCAGTCACTTGTCTACTTGTTAAAAAATACCCCATATCAAAAGTATTAGTGAGTAGTTTACCATTACCGTATGTTAATGACTTAACAGCCCCTTGAGGTAAATAATTTATACTATCTGCTAATGTAAGTGATTCTCCTTGATAAAAGCTATCGACTTTGACTATCTGACCAATAGTGTTATACGTATAAATAATTTCCCGACCACTTGGGTATACTACTTTTGTTAGTAACCCATTATTATAATTGTACGAAACACTATAATGGTGACCTTCAATAGCTATTGTTGTTTTCGTGGTTTCACCAAACTCATTATAATAATAATTGATTGAATCATTAAGTTGCACAATTGATGTTAATTTACCAATGCCGTAGCGTCCTGATTGACTATTATCATAATTAAACGTGACATCTTCCTCACTCCCTGCATTGTTTACTGACACAAGCCTATTTAATGCATCATAAGCAAATTGAGTAATTATTCCCCGAGCATCTGTTCTACTTAGTACATTACCAACTTCATCATTGGTAAATTGAGTAGTGCCTGTGGCTAGACTCACCAATTGCTCGTTATCGCCTTTAAAATCTGGAGAATATTGTGTAGGATTTTGAGCTGCATCTGTTACTGAAATTAGAGCGTCGTTAACATCGTAGGTTAAAATGGTTTGACCCAATAATACATCAGTTACCTTTATTAAACGATTTAGTTCATCAAAATCGTTAGTGGTTGAGTTACTCCCCATAGAATAGCTAGTTAAATTAGACATTGTGTCATAATTATATGTCCGATTTAGATACCCCGCGGTGTCAGTAAGCTTTCTTCCAAGCTCATCAAAAGAAGAACTGAAACTCCCTACAACCTCACCAACAGAGTTGAGATATTGGGTGTTTGTTATATTACCCTTAGTATTATAGGTGTAATTAATAGACTCATTCGCACTATTAACTATCTGAGATATTCGACGGGAATCATCATACATAAAAGTTAAAATATCCCCCAAAGGCAGTGTACTAGAGGTTAACAAACCATACTCATTGTATTGATAAGTTATAGAGCGACTTCCTCTCGTTGTTGAAATTACTTGTCCTCGACTATTATATTGAAGCTCAGTGGTTATATTATTTGAATCAATAATAGTTCGAGGTTTACCTTTGCTTGTGTAATTACTAAAGGTAGTTTCTTGACCCAATGCATTCGTTATTTTACTCAAGTTGTTTTGGACATCATAAGTAAACGACGTAATATCTGACACGTCGACACGTTTTCCGTTAATAGTAGATATAAGCGAATCACTTGTATATGTGAAGGACTCTTCTGTTGCAGATGCATTAGACAGAAGAGTTATACATGTAATAAATAAAGTTAACTTTGAAAAGTTCATAATATCTAATTCCCTGATAATTAATTAAAACTGTATATTCGTTGGTACAATTTCTTTCTTTAACACCATTCCTTTGCTGTCATAAGTATAGTTAACCGTTGTTTTAGGTGTAGTAATTGTTAGTGGCAAACCTAAGGTTTTATCCCACAAGGTAGAAGTAGTTCGTTCATTTGCTGTACCTGAGGCTTCTGTTCTCCCTACCTCCCATCCTTCTGAGTCTCTTTGGTAGGTGGTTATTATTCCACGAGAGTCAGTTTGTGACATAAGGAAACCTTTGGTGTTGTATCCATAACTCGTATTTGATGAGACACAATTTGTAGATGCTACACCATCAACTGAAGATATTTTAAAGCGGTCATTAATATTGATATAATTATATATTGTTTCTTTACCCAGAGAATTGGTTACGGTTGTCTGTAAGCTGCCGTAATTAAACGTTTCAAAATCTCCTGAGTTGCCGACTTTACTTTGGGTCACTCTTCCTTTGGAATCATACGTAATATTATTAATTACATACCCGTTTTCAACAGCCTGTGTTAGTCCTTGGGTTGAGTATATGTAGGTTTTACTTTGACCATTTGTGTTTGTAACTGATGTTAAGTTGTCACTTATGTATTGATAGGTTATCGTTTCACCATCAGAAGTACTAATAGTAGATACGTTGCCATTGATATCAAAGCTAGCAACGTACAGTAAATTACTTTCTGAATCTAAAATGCTATTTTTTAAAGGTTCATATGTGTAATTTAGACTACTACCATCTCTATGCGTTTTAGAAAGCAGCTTTCCGAAACTATCATACTTTTCAATTGAAGCACCTGATAAATTAACAAAGTAAAAGCCACCTACATTTGTCAACTCAACTCGTGTTGCTATATCGGGAATATAAACACCTGCATTATCAGTAAAACTAATAATTTTCCCATCACCTTGAACAACTTTAATCTTATCTACATCAAATTTTAAATGTTTTTCAAACTCAAACGACCATTCATTTGTAAAACTATTATAATGCCGAACAATTTGATAGCTTCTCCCAAAATTATAAAACTCAGCATCGACATGACGAAGATATTTGTTACCCGAGCGTATATTCACAGGGTGTTCTGTCATTGGACACTCATATCCAAGTTCCTCTTCTAACTCCACGGGATCATCTTCTAAAATAATGAAACTATGTTGTGTTGATGAATATGAGACTCCATTTTTAACTAGTTCAGCAGTGATTATAATTTGTTTATCACCAGAGAATTTTTCATTATCCTCACTATTACCTGTCAGAAATTGTCGAGGTAAATCAACCTTATTAGAATATAAACTAGCGTCAATGGTCGAGGTGAAACTGCCAACACCACTTATGGAAACTCCCTCTTCAGTAAGATGAGTTGCATCGTTTAAATTATATCTAATGACGAATCCAGTATCTGTAGCTATGTTCAAAGACAGTGTCAATTCAAATGATTCTCCTTCCAAAACTTCTGTAGAACCAGAAAAAGATAGTATAGGAATTTCTTCGTCATCTTCAATTACAACAGTTGTATTGTAATTTGACAAAATATTTTCCCACCCAGGAGATCCGCTCTCACCGATATACTCTAATTGCTCTTCTCTGTTGCCACTAAAGTAGTTATTTTGAGGGGTTTGCATTTTAAGGATAGTTGGTGATGTTAAGTGAGCATAGCTACCATAATCGCTATCAGCACCAGATATTATATCTAAAACCTGTTCATTTATATTATCAACTTTTAATCCTGGCCTTCCACAATCACCTGTCACACGAGAGCTTGAGCTAAAAGTAAGATCTAATACATCACCTTCAGAAATAATTTCTAATTCTTCTGGTGTATTTGTATACCAATCTACTTGCCTACAAACAGCAGCAAAAGGCCCTCCTCCTTGAGAACAATAATAATTGTCTCCCTGTTGCTCTAGGCTTACTTCTTCAGGGTCAAGTCCTGGATCAACATCTTTACATGCCTGCAAAGCTGAACCAGCAGTGGCTTGCGCCCCACTGCCATAAATATAATCCCACGCAATCCAAGTATTCGCCTCAGATCTTAAAGGTGTCACCAACAACAATAAAGAAAAGTTGATTAGCAGGAGTTTTTTTATTGCTTTCATAACAATCATCCTTGATTTTTATTAACGTCCATATTTACATAGTAAAAATAGACAATCATTTTAATTAATCAAGTTTGTATAAAATTTATTTTTACTGAGTTAACCAGAGCCAAATCACTCAAAATTTATCAATCAGACACATGTCCGTTCGGTAACCCCCCTCACTCCATCATGGACCTCCGCATCAATAAAAATTAACACATTGAAATATAAAGACATTCTAAAAATTCAAACGTTCGTTTAAGCTATGTTGTTAAAGTTGAGGTTTTGCTATTTACAAGGAGACTTTTGTGTTTACAATACCTTAGCTCATAAGCAATCAAATTATTTTGAGGTCAATCATGAGCTATCAATTCAATGCACAACCTATCGAAAACACTCCCCTCGCCTATTCATACATTCGCTTTTCTACACCTGATCAACTTGACGGTGATTCACAGCGTAGACAGCTTGAATTGTCGATGAATTACTGTGAGAAAAACAACTTAAAGCTTGATGAATCAACCACGATTAAAGACCTTGGATTGTCGGCCTTTCATGGTACGCATATTAAAGAAGGTTTCTTAGGTCACTTTCTTGAAGCCATCAAAACAGGCGAAGTACAGCGTGGCTCTACCCTACTCATTGAAGACTTTGACCGTTTAAGTAGACAAGAGCCGCTTGATGCTCAGGACATTGTTCGCCAGATTCTCAAAGAAGATATCACTATTGTTACGTTATCTAATGAAATGGTGTATTCATGGGAACGAGTGAATCGTGACCCCGGACTCATCTATACGATGACAGCGGCTATTATTCTTGCTCATGAAGAATCACGTAAAAAGCAGGAGCGGTTAAAAGCGGCATGGGTTAATAAACGTAATATTAGCGAAAGTAAAATACTTACCGCCATGTGCCCTTCTTGGCTCACTGTCAATAAAGAAGCTAATGAGTTTATAGTATGCCCAACGAGAGCCGCATTATTAAATCGTATTTTTGATTTATACAATGATGGGCTTGGTCAATTGGCAATAGCTAAAATGCTAAATAGTGAAAGTATTAAACCGCCACGCTCACAACATTGGAGTTCATCTAGTATTGCAGGACTTATAATCTTGGTCATCATCACTACACTCTGTTTTAAGGGACAATGTTGACCAAACTTACCTTCAAAGAATGTCCTAAAGTGATCATACAATGAAAAATGAAGGTCTGAGGGTAATTTAAAAACTGGGTTTATACTTCATTGATTTCATTGATATTTTTAACTTTTCCCAAAATGAACATACGATAGGCTTTTTAGCCAAAAACACCAGAAACGAAAAAAGGGTAATAACATCAACCTGTTATTACCCTTTTTAATGTTCAAAAAATTTGTCCTATCGCTCACTAACCATGTTAACCGTGTACTTAGGAATCTCTACCACTAGGTCTTCATCGCCAACCAAGGCTTGACAACCAAGGCGAGAATCGGGTTCTAAGCCCCAAGCTTTATCAAGCATGTCGTCTTCTAACTCGTCACTTTCAGCGATAGAATCAAAGCCTTCACGAATGATCATATGGCAAGTCGTGCATGCACAAACTTTTTCACAGGCGTGTTCAACACCAATGTCGTTTTTAAGTGCTACATCTAAAACACTTTCGCCTTTTTCGGCTTGTACTACTGCACCGTCAGGGCAAAGATCTTCATTGGGTAAAAATATAATTTGTGGCATTTAACTAAACCTCGTCAACTGAATGGCCAGATAGTGCTGTTTTAATAGAGGAATCCATTCTACGTTCAGCAAATAAGGCGGTGCTATTATTTAATGTTTCTATTGCCGCTTCAACTTCATCGGCATTACCTGTTTGGCTTATTTGTGCAAGTGCTGTGATGGCATGATTAATTTCGCCAATTTCAGCTTCGCTAAGCAACGCACTATCAACAACAAGCGCTGCTTGAATTGATTCAATCACGCGTGACGCTTCAACTTGCTGCTCTTTTAACATTCGCGCTTGCATGTCTTGCTCTGCATTTTCCATTGAATCTTTTAGCATTTTAGTGATTTCTTGCTCTTCTAGACCAAAGCTTGGTTTCACGGTAATACTAGACTCAACACCGGTTGATTTTTCCATTGCTGACACTTCTAACAAACCATCAGCATCAACTTTAAAAGTGACGCGAATATGGGCAGCACCGGCGGTCATGGCTGGAATACCACGAAGCTCAAAGCGCGCTAATGAGCGACAATCATCGACCAGCTCACGTTCACCTTGTAAAACATGCACGGCCATTGCCGTTTGCCCGTCTTTAAAAGTGGTAAATTCTTGTGCTTTTGCTACAGGAATAGTGGTGTTACGGGTAATAACCTTTTCAACTAGGCCTCCCATCGTTTCTAAACCTAAAGATAAAGGAATAACATCAAGTAACAGCATATCACTATCAGGCTTGTTGCCCGCTAAAATATCGGCTTGAATTGCTGCTCCTATGGCAACCACTTTATCAGGGTCAATTGAGGTTAATGGCTTTTGCTTGAAAAAGTTTTCAACTTCTTGACGTACTAAAGGGACGCGAGTTGACCCCCCTACCATCACAACTTCAATAACATCATCAATGACTAACTCAGCATCTTTTACTGCGCGTCGACAAGCTCGTAGTGTTTTCTTCACTAGTGGCGCGATCAGTTGTTCAAAATCACCACGAGTGAGGTTTTCAGACCAAATTTTTCCTTCTGACAAGGTCAGTGATATGTCAACACTTTCACTTGCTGATAGCTGCTCTTTAGCTAAACAGGCTTGCTGGGTTAATTGGCGCTCCAATGACGTTGACAATGGACGTACTAAGCCAGCTTTAGTAATCAGGTGATCAACAAGCACACCGTCAAAATCATCACCGCCAAGTGCTGAGTCACCACCCGTCGCTAACACTTCAAATACGCCTTTATTTAGGCGTAATATTGAAATATCAAAAGTACCACCACCTAAGTCATAAACCGCAACAACACCTTCTTGGCCGCTGTCTAAACCATAAGCTACGGCAGCGGCTGTTGGCTCGTTCAACAAACGCAGTACATTAACACCGGCTAATTTGGCTGCATCTTTGGTACTATGACGCTGAGCGTCATCAAAGTATGCCGGCACAGTGATCACCACGCCAGTAAGCTCTCCACCTAACGATAGTTCAGCACGTTTTACCAGTGTTTTAAGAATTTCTGCCGACACTTGTACTGGGTTGACATCACCGGTACGAGTCGATATTGAAGGGTGGTTTTCATCACCACAAAAGGCATAAGGCAATGAAGCATATTTGGTGGTGATATCGGCTTTAGAACGACCAATAAGACGTTTGGCCGATACGATAGTATTTTCAGGATCACTTACCGCGAATTTTTTTGCCTGATGCCCCACTAAAATCTCATCACTTTGATAACTAACCACTGACGGTAAAATATCAATACCATGCGTATCAGGAATAGTTTCAGCTAGGCCACTTTTAACGCTGGCAATTAAAGAATTTGTGGTGCCAAGGTCGATGCCAGCAGCAAGTCGATGTTCATGAGGAACGGTACTTTGTCCGGGTTCAGCGATTTGTAATAATGCCATTGTAAAAGCTCGTTAGGTAATAGTTTTACGAATTTTTATTAATAACTGCATGAGCGTTATCGAAATAATTAAATGCAGTTGTTAACGGGTTAATTTTCTAGCTTAGTCGTCTAGCAACTGCTCTTCGAGTTTATCCAACTCAACATGTAGTTTTTGATAAAACTTAAGTTTTCTTAGATTATCACAAGCCAGATTATTGGATTCAGACGTGTTATCAGCTAATTGAGTTTGCAGCTGACTAAATAACTGTTGGAATTCGGCTTCAAACACCTCAGAAACCTCAAACACTGCAGAATCTATATCATCAGCATCCTTAACTTCCGCTAGCATTTCTCGCAACTCCATTTGACGCATTAAAAAGCTGACATCGCCAAATGATGCTTGTTCACTAGGCATATCAACGCCACGCAATTCTAAGAGATATTGCGCACGTTTTAACGGATTTTTTAATGTTTGATATGCGTCATTAATTAGCGTAGATTTCTTTACCGCTAGCATTTGCTCTTGGCTTGATGCATGAGCAAAGCGATCAGGGTGCACTTTTTTCTGTAATGTTTGATAAAGTGTTGAAAGCCTAGTTAAATCAATAGTAAACTGAATTTCTAAACCAAATAATTGAAAATAATTCACAACAACTCCAGTGAAACTAATCACTCATTAAACATTAAAACTTTCACCACAACCACATTCGCCTTTAGCGTTTGGGTTGGTAAATTTAAAGCCTTCGTTCAAGCCTTCTTTAACAAAATCAAGTTCGATACCATCAAGATAAACTAAGCTTTTACCATCAATAATAATATTACAATCATTAATAGAAAACATGGTGTCATCTTCATTTAGCTCATCAACAAATTCAAGTACATAAGCTAAACCAGAACAACCGGTTGTTTTAATACCTAATCGTAAACCAAGGCCCTTGCCTCGGTTTTCGATAAACGATTTTACCCTGTCAGATGCCGCAGGCGTCATCGTTACACTCATAGCCAACCTCCAGCTTAATCTTGGTGCTTACTACGGTAATCTTCAATTGCCGCTTTAATAGCGTCTTCTGCTAAAATCGAGCAATGAATTTTCACTGGCGGTAATGCAAGCTCTTCTGCAATGGCAGTGTTCTTGATTTCGCCCGCTTCATCAATTGATTTACCTTTAACCCATTCTGTAACCAATGAGCTTGAAGCTATTGCAGAGCCACAACCGTAAGTTTTAAATTTCGCATCTTCGATAATACCGTCAGCTGAAATTTTAAGTTGTAACTTCATCACGTCACCACATGCAGGTGCGCCGACCATACCCGTAGCAACTTGTGGATCGTTTTTATCTAAAGAACCAACGTTGCGTGGATTTTCATAATGATCAATTACTTTTTCGCTATAAGCCATGTTATTTCTCCTAGTGCTCTAGTGAGCAGCCCACTCTATTGAGTCTAAATCGATACCGTCTTTGAACATTTCCCAAAGCGGTGACATGTCACGTAAATGGCCAATTGCCTTTTTAATCAGGTCAATGGCATAGTCAATTTCTTCTTCTGTGGTAAAACGGCCAAAGCTAAAACGAATTGAGCTATGTGCCATTTCATCATTTAAGCCCAAAGCGCGTAAGACATATGACGGCTCTAAACTTGCTGATGTACAGGCTGAGCCTGAAGATACTGCTAAGTCTTTTAATGCCATAATTAATGACTCACCTTCAACAAAGTTGAAGCTAACATTTAAGTTACCTGGGTAACGTTTGTCAAAGTCGCCATTAACGAAAACTTGTTCCATATCGTTTAAGCCAGCCCATAAACGGTCACGCATTTTCACTACGTGTGCTTCGTCTTGTGCTAATTCTTCTTTCGCGATTCTAAAAGCTTCGCCCATACCAACGATTTGGTGCGTTGCTAATGTACCTGAACGCATACCACGTTCATGGCCACCACCGTGAATTTGTGACTCTAAACGCACGCGAGGCTTACGAGAAACGTAAAGTGCGCCAATGCCTTTAGGACCATAAATTTTATGGGCAGAAAACGACATTAAATCAACTTTTAAATGTTGTAAGTCAATATTGATTTTACCGGCACTTTGCGCAGCATCAACATGGAAGATAATTTTGCGTGCACGACACATTTCGCCAATTTCAGCGATGTCTTGAATAACACCAATTTCGTTATTCACGTGCATAATACTAATAAGTACTGTGTCTTCACGAATAGCAGCTTCTAATTTCTTTAAGTCAATTAAGCCATTCTTTTCAGGATCAAGGTAAGTTACCTCAAAGCCTTGACGTTCTAATTCACGACAAGTATCTAATACCGCTTTATGCTCAGTTTTACAGGTAATAATGTGCTTACCTTTTTTACTGTAAAACTTGGCTGCGCCTTTAATAGCTAAGTTATTAGATTCAGTTGCACCTGAGGTGATAACAATTTCACGAGGATCGGCATTAATCAAATCTGCTATTTGATTACGAGCGATATCAACCGCTTCTTCCGCTTGCCAGCCAAATTTGTGTGAACGTGAGGCTGGGTTTCCGTAAAAACCATCAGTGGTCATATATTGCATCATTTTTTCAGCAACACGTTTATCTACAGGTGTAGTCGCTGAATAATCAAAATAAATAGGAAGCTTCATTGGTTAATAATCTCCAATTGAACGGGCAACTAGTGCCAGTCATTCATAATGTTACGGGTGGTAATTAATGTCTCTAACGAGGGTGACTTACGAGCTTTCGCTGTTATTTCATCTTGTCGTTGTGACACTATTTTTACATTTCGTTGCTCGACGAGCTCGGCAAGCGAAATACTCTTTAAAAAATCTTCAATTCTATCGCTTAAATCAGACCATAAATAATGTGTGAGGCATTGCTGACCATCTTGGCAGTTACCTTTACCACCACATTTTGTGGCATTGATACTTTCATCAACGGCGTTAATCACATCAGCAACGGCAATTTGCGCTGAGCACTTACCTAAGCGATAACCTCCGCCTGGTCCACGAACACTATTAACAAGACCATACTTTCTAAGACGTGAGAAAAGTTGCTCTAAATATGATAATGAGATACCTTGGCGCTCAGAAATATCTGCCAAAGGAACAGGCCCAGTTGCGGCATGAATTGCCACATCAAGCATAGCTGTTACTGCATATCGACCTTTAGACGTCAGTTTCATTTATTACCCCTATCAATTTGCTGCGCAATTTTACATATCCTTATAAAATAGTCAACTAAATACCCGAGTGATTTACTCAAG includes the following:
- the hscA gene encoding Fe-S protein assembly chaperone HscA — protein: MALLQIAEPGQSTVPHEHRLAAGIDLGTTNSLIASVKSGLAETIPDTHGIDILPSVVSYQSDEILVGHQAKKFAVSDPENTIVSAKRLIGRSKADITTKYASLPYAFCGDENHPSISTRTGDVNPVQVSAEILKTLVKRAELSLGGELTGVVITVPAYFDDAQRHSTKDAAKLAGVNVLRLLNEPTAAAVAYGLDSGQEGVVAVYDLGGGTFDISILRLNKGVFEVLATGGDSALGGDDFDGVLVDHLITKAGLVRPLSTSLERQLTQQACLAKEQLSASESVDISLTLSEGKIWSENLTRGDFEQLIAPLVKKTLRACRRAVKDAELVIDDVIEVVMVGGSTRVPLVRQEVENFFKQKPLTSIDPDKVVAIGAAIQADILAGNKPDSDMLLLDVIPLSLGLETMGGLVEKVITRNTTIPVAKAQEFTTFKDGQTAMAVHVLQGERELVDDCRSLARFELRGIPAMTAGAAHIRVTFKVDADGLLEVSAMEKSTGVESSITVKPSFGLEEQEITKMLKDSMENAEQDMQARMLKEQQVEASRVIESIQAALVVDSALLSEAEIGEINHAITALAQISQTGNADEVEAAIETLNNSTALFAERRMDSSIKTALSGHSVDEV
- the iscU gene encoding Fe-S cluster assembly scaffold IscU is translated as MAYSEKVIDHYENPRNVGSLDKNDPQVATGMVGAPACGDVMKLQLKISADGIIEDAKFKTYGCGSAIASSSLVTEWVKGKSIDEAGEIKNTAIAEELALPPVKIHCSILAEDAIKAAIEDYRSKHQD
- a CDS encoding recombinase family protein, producing the protein MSYQFNAQPIENTPLAYSYIRFSTPDQLDGDSQRRQLELSMNYCEKNNLKLDESTTIKDLGLSAFHGTHIKEGFLGHFLEAIKTGEVQRGSTLLIEDFDRLSRQEPLDAQDIVRQILKEDITIVTLSNEMVYSWERVNRDPGLIYTMTAAIILAHEESRKKQERLKAAWVNKRNISESKILTAMCPSWLTVNKEANEFIVCPTRAALLNRIFDLYNDGLGQLAIAKMLNSESIKPPRSQHWSSSSIAGLIILVIITTLCFKGQC
- a CDS encoding IscS subfamily cysteine desulfurase, with translation MKLPIYFDYSATTPVDKRVAEKMMQYMTTDGFYGNPASRSHKFGWQAEEAVDIARNQIADLINADPREIVITSGATESNNLAIKGAAKFYSKKGKHIITCKTEHKAVLDTCRELERQGFEVTYLDPEKNGLIDLKKLEAAIREDTVLISIMHVNNEIGVIQDIAEIGEMCRARKIIFHVDAAQSAGKINIDLQHLKVDLMSFSAHKIYGPKGIGALYVSRKPRVRLESQIHGGGHERGMRSGTLATHQIVGMGEAFRIAKEELAQDEAHVVKMRDRLWAGLNDMEQVFVNGDFDKRYPGNLNVSFNFVEGESLIMALKDLAVSSGSACTSASLEPSYVLRALGLNDEMAHSSIRFSFGRFTTEEEIDYAIDLIKKAIGHLRDMSPLWEMFKDGIDLDSIEWAAH
- the fdx gene encoding ISC system 2Fe-2S type ferredoxin, with translation MPQIIFLPNEDLCPDGAVVQAEKGESVLDVALKNDIGVEHACEKVCACTTCHMIIREGFDSIAESDELEDDMLDKAWGLEPDSRLGCQALVGDEDLVVEIPKYTVNMVSER
- the iscR gene encoding Fe-S cluster assembly transcriptional regulator IscR, with protein sequence MKLTSKGRYAVTAMLDVAIHAATGPVPLADISERQGISLSYLEQLFSRLRKYGLVNSVRGPGGGYRLGKCSAQIAVADVINAVDESINATKCGGKGNCQDGQQCLTHYLWSDLSDRIEDFLKSISLAELVEQRNVKIVSQRQDEITAKARKSPSLETLITTRNIMNDWH
- the hscB gene encoding co-chaperone HscB codes for the protein MNYFQLFGLEIQFTIDLTRLSTLYQTLQKKVHPDRFAHASSQEQMLAVKKSTLINDAYQTLKNPLKRAQYLLELRGVDMPSEQASFGDVSFLMRQMELREMLAEVKDADDIDSAVFEVSEVFEAEFQQLFSQLQTQLADNTSESNNLACDNLRKLKFYQKLHVELDKLEEQLLDD
- a CDS encoding DUF6531 domain-containing protein, which produces MKAIKKLLLINFSLLLLVTPLRSEANTWIAWDYIYGSGAQATAGSALQACKDVDPGLDPEEVSLEQQGDNYYCSQGGGPFAAVCRQVDWYTNTPEELEIISEGDVLDLTFSSSSRVTGDCGRPGLKVDNINEQVLDIISGADSDYGSYAHLTSPTILKMQTPQNNYFSGNREEQLEYIGESGSPGWENILSNYNTTVVIEDDEEIPILSFSGSTEVLEGESFELTLSLNIATDTGFVIRYNLNDATHLTEEGVSISGVGSFTSTIDASLYSNKVDLPRQFLTGNSEDNEKFSGDKQIIITAELVKNGVSYSSTQHSFIILEDDPVELEEELGYECPMTEHPVNIRSGNKYLRHVDAEFYNFGRSYQIVRHYNSFTNEWSFEFEKHLKFDVDKIKVVQGDGKIISFTDNAGVYIPDIATRVELTNVGGFYFVNLSGASIEKYDSFGKLLSKTHRDGSSLNYTYEPLKNSILDSESNLLYVASFDINGNVSTISTSDGETITYQYISDNLTSVTNTNGQSKTYIYSTQGLTQAVENGYVINNITYDSKGRVTQSKVGNSGDFETFNYGSLQTTVTNSLGKETIYNYININDRFKISSVDGVASTNCVSSNTSYGYNTKGFLMSQTDSRGIITTYQRDSEGWEVGRTEASGTANERTTSTLWDKTLGLPLTITTPKTTVNYTYDSKGMVLKKEIVPTNIQF
- the iscA gene encoding iron-sulfur cluster assembly protein IscA gives rise to the protein MSVTMTPAASDRVKSFIENRGKGLGLRLGIKTTGCSGLAYVLEFVDELNEDDTMFSINDCNIIIDGKSLVYLDGIELDFVKEGLNEGFKFTNPNAKGECGCGESFNV